The Peptacetobacter hiranonis DNA window CTAGTATTAATATTGTTGGGTTTTCAAGAAGTAACTTAGTTAAAAGTACTTTTGTTCTCTGTCCACCACTAAGGTCAGTTACATCTCTATCTAGTCCTATTTCTCCAAGTCCTAGTCCGTTTGCAACCTCCTGTATTTTTGCATCTATTGTATAGAATCCACTGTGTTCAAGTATAGTCTGTATTTCTGCAGTATCTTCCATAAGTGCAGCCATTTCTTCATCAGATGCATCTCCCATTTTTTCGTACATCTGTAACATTTCCTGCTCTAAGTCGAACATATGCTGGAATGCCTCTCTTAAAACCTCTCTTATTGTTTTTCCTTTTCCAAGTACTGTATGCTGATCTAAATAACCAACTGTAACTCTTGATGACCATTTTATATTACCTGCATCTGGCATTAATTTTTTAGTTATTATATTAAGGAAGCTCGACTTTCCTTCACCATTAGCACCTACTAGTGCTATATGCTCACCTTTTCTTATTCTGAATGATACGTTTTCAAGTATTACCCTAGCGCCAAATCCATGGCTAACATTTTCAACTACTAACATTTTTCCTCCTCTTAAATACTTTTTTATTTTTTATATCAATTTTTATATTCACATATAATTGTAAGCAATAATTGCCGACTTACATTATAATATATTTTTTTTCGCTTTATTTCAAGACTTCCGCACACTTTATTTGTTTTTCTGTAAGAATACCCAACATTTTAGATTTGTGTTATAATAATGTCTTAGAATAAGGAGGTACACTACTTATGAAAAACGACAATAATAGTGATAATAAAATAAGAAGGAGAAAGGCCTCTTCTTCAAGTTCTTCATCACAGACATCTGTTAGAAAATCTTCTTCTACTAGAGCTAGCAGTAGTAGCTCTTCTTCAAATAGTAGTAGAGGCTCTAGCAGTTCATCTAGAAGTGTTAGGAATTCATCTTCTTCAAATGTAAAAAGAAAAAGAAGAGTTCCATCTGGTAAGAAAAAAAGAAAGGTTTCTAAGGTAAAGGTGTTCGGTATGACATGCCTAGTTCTATTTGTTGTATTGGGTGCAGCTGCTGGTGGGTTAGTATTCTCATCACTTAGAGATGTCAAACCTGTTACACTTGCCGATTTAAACAAAAGAACTTATGTAACTACTACACTTCTATATTCAAATGGAGAAAAAATGTCTACTGCACCTAGTGCAAATAATAAGACTCCGGTGCCACTGTCACAGATGTCACCTTATCTTAAAAAGGCCATAGTATCCATAGAAGATGAGCGTTTCTATCAACATGGTGGATTCGACCCTAAAGGTTTAGCAAGATCTGTTGTTATGAGATTATTTGGTAAAAGACAGGGTGGTTCTACTATACCTATGCAGGTATCAAAAATGCTTTTAACAAGCTCAGAACAGACAATGTCTCGTAAAATAAAAGATATCTACTATGCCGTAGAAATGGATAAAAAGCTTAAAAAAGACGATATTCTTGAATTATATCTAAATAACTTCTTCGTTGGTAAAGGTCTATCTGGTGCCGAGGCTGGAGCTAGAGGATATTTTGATAAGTCTGCAAAAGACCTTACTTTAGCTGAATCTGCTCTTCTTGCTGGTTCAACTAAAAACCCTTCAAAATACTCAGCATACAAAAGTGCTAAATTAGACGGATCTGAAACAAAAGAAGATTTAGACCATCGTATACTTACTTTTGTGAATACTGAGGACGATGATTTAGATGAGCCAACTGAAACTGAGTTAAAAATGGTTGATAAACTATATGAATGGGGGCTTATAAACGAAGGAACTTATAAACAGGCAAAAACTGGTTCTATAGTTATAAGAAAAGCCGTAAACAATCCTGATGCTAAAGAAAGACAAGAAACTGTACTTGGCAAGATGAAAGAATTAGGATACATCACTCAGAAAGAGTATACAGAAGCTTTAGCTGAAGAAATAGTTATAAAACTACCTGAAGAATCTAATAAAGTTTCTAACTCTGTAGAGGACTTAATAGAAAGTAAAGTTATTTCAGCACTTGTAGATCAAGGTAATACTAGAGAAGAAGCTGAAAATATGTACTACAATGGTGGTCTTATAGTTAATACTACTATAGACCCTAAAATACAGGAAGCTATTGAAGCTGAATACAAAAATACTAATAACTTCCCAGGAAATGTTTTAGGTCCTGATGGAGTACTTCAGCCTCAGTCAGCTACAGTAATAATCGACTATAGAAATGGTCAGATAAAAGGGCTTGTAGGTGGTAGAAATATCTCTGGTAGAAAAACTCTTAATAGAGCAATCACACCTAGACAGCCTGGTTCTACTATAAAACCTCTTGCAATCTACACTCCTGCAATAGATACTATGTCTATTACACAGGCAACTGCTTTTAGTGACGCTAGAGGTGGATATAGATTTGAAGAAAATAGAAAATGGAATCCAAAAACTACTACTGCTGGTGGTGGGTCTATGAGTTTAAGATTAGGTCTTGCTAAATCTTCAAATACAGTTGCAGTTAAGGTTGCTGAGCTACTTGGTGATTCTTATGAAGACTGTGTCGATGTTATGATAGACTATCTTAAAAACTTTGGTGTAACATCACTTGCAGATAATAAAGCTACTAAAGATTCTAATAATACTGATAGACGTTTCCCTGCCCTTACACTTGGAGGTTTAACTTATGGTATATCTCCACTTGAAATGGCAACTGCTTATGGAGCACTAGCAAATGGAGGTCAGTATATAGAACCTACAATATTTACTAGTATAGAAACATTTGATCATCAG harbors:
- a CDS encoding transglycosylase domain-containing protein — translated: MKNDNNSDNKIRRRKASSSSSSSQTSVRKSSSTRASSSSSSSNSSRGSSSSSRSVRNSSSSNVKRKRRVPSGKKKRKVSKVKVFGMTCLVLFVVLGAAAGGLVFSSLRDVKPVTLADLNKRTYVTTTLLYSNGEKMSTAPSANNKTPVPLSQMSPYLKKAIVSIEDERFYQHGGFDPKGLARSVVMRLFGKRQGGSTIPMQVSKMLLTSSEQTMSRKIKDIYYAVEMDKKLKKDDILELYLNNFFVGKGLSGAEAGARGYFDKSAKDLTLAESALLAGSTKNPSKYSAYKSAKLDGSETKEDLDHRILTFVNTEDDDLDEPTETELKMVDKLYEWGLINEGTYKQAKTGSIVIRKAVNNPDAKERQETVLGKMKELGYITQKEYTEALAEEIVIKLPEESNKVSNSVEDLIESKVISALVDQGNTREEAENMYYNGGLIVNTTIDPKIQEAIEAEYKNTNNFPGNVLGPDGVLQPQSATVIIDYRNGQIKGLVGGRNISGRKTLNRAITPRQPGSTIKPLAIYTPAIDTMSITQATAFSDARGGYRFEENRKWNPKTTTAGGGSMSLRLGLAKSSNTVAVKVAELLGDSYEDCVDVMIDYLKNFGVTSLADNKATKDSNNTDRRFPALTLGGLTYGISPLEMATAYGALANGGQYIEPTIFTSIETFDHQSIVDSNPEKKRVVDPQVAYVMTDMLKAVITEGTAKKASLPNEMPVAGKTGTTNSSKEAWFVGYTPYYVGATYIADDAGVRDAEGKIVKTRNIGGGSTSSLLLWKNIMTRVHQNLEKKDFDKPEGIYFTKINLHDGGTSSSGSNAAFIDGTSATRVTTAPSTEKKEDTAAENQNNTSGNTGGNSSGGNNGNAGNSDNNNNNNNTPSDNNTGDNNANNNNGGNNAPDNGGNNVDTGAEGN